A genomic region of Colletotrichum destructivum chromosome 5, complete sequence contains the following coding sequences:
- a CDS encoding Putative peroxisome membrane protein, Pex16, with the protein MSTSADIPNKTRLSHQPSTIRTVLSLPPQWLSMYDEFITKNAGQVSQIESALRSLTYIIPGRFRDAEIASETVHSSVQLLSLYHDTLLMRALSRIPMARLPSPHSRYTKYWTQRSPMYRRIAMLLQMVTYTQLLCEMAAKRRGGERGRWRVVVLLEAIKAICRLLLLRVTRSRPLVSPVLPEREPVPEELEGDDDASTIKEMLVEPVNGHASGGEDAPKPHEKDWVMPRTGMSLPSLPNAGDVSSYLLGKVLTAEDIKPAAKLLNQLQGSAQAAEVLHILAPLVYSLALSKSKNKKAWTPWLIGLSVEYAARQLRDRSFRTTPLERDEWNKRAWAMGWWTMRGAFYENIMKGIVGGVRSRVPGLIGGILEDYEYLWENYYFSTSA; encoded by the exons ATGTCGACCTCCGCCGATATCCCCAACAAAACCCGCCTTTCGCATCAGCCGTCTACAATCCGCACCGTcctgtcgctgccgccgcaaTGGCTTTCAATGTATGATGAGTTCATCACCAAAAACGCTGGCCAGGTCTCCCAAATAGAATCGGCTCTGAGGTCGCTGACGTACATCATCCCTG GTCGTttccgcgacgccgagatTGCCTCCGAAACAGTCCATTCGAGTGTGCAGCTTCTATCTCTCTATCATGACACACTCCTCATGCGTGCCTTATCGCGCATTCCTATGGCGCGGCTACCGTCCCCCCACAGTCGCTACACCAAGTACTGGACCCAGCGGAGTCCCATGTACCGCCGCATCGCCATGTTACTGCAGATGGTTACCTACACACAACTACTCTGCGAGATGGCAGCCAAGAGGCGTGGAGGTGAGCGCGGCCGATGGCGTGTCGTCGTATTGTTGGAGGCAATCAAAGCCATCTGCCGTCTGCTGCTACTGCGCGTAACGCGTTCACGGCCTCTTGTCTCTcccgtccttccagagcGCGAGCCTGTCCCCGAAGAActcgaaggcgacgacgacgctaGCACCATCAAGGAAATGCTCGTCGAGCCCGTCAACGGCCATGCATCAGGAGGCGAGGACGCCCCGAAGCCCCACGAAAAGGATTGGGTCATGCCTAGGACAGGAATGAGCCTGCCCTCGTTACCCAACGCTGGCGATGTCAGCAGCTACCTCCTGGGCAAGGTCCTCACGGCCGAAGATATTAAACCAGCCGCCAAGTTGCTGAACCAACTCCAAGGCAGCGCCCAGGCGGCTGAAGTGCTCCACATTTTGGCGCCGCTGGTATACTCACTCGCCCTCTCCAAAAGCAAGAATAAGAAGGCGTGGACACCGTGGCTGATTGGCCTGAGCGTTGAGTATGCCGCACGTCAACTCAGAGACCGGAGCTTCAGGACCACGCCGCTTGAACGTGACGAGTGGAACAAGCGAGCCTGGGCCATGGGTTGGTGGACGATGCGGGGGGCTTTTTACGAAAATATTATGAAGGGCATCGTCGGTGGCGTGCGATCAAGAGTCCCCGGGCTCATTGGTGGCATTCTGGAAGACTACGAGTACCTGTGGGAAAATTACTACTTCAGCACCAGTGCATGA